A single window of Priestia filamentosa DNA harbors:
- a CDS encoding PH domain-containing protein: protein MSLFNGLMGNATEANKEEIKKELSRLLMAGEEIGASYKLVRDLIVFTNKRLILVDKQGVTGKKIEYLSLPYKSITHFSVETAGTFDLDAELKIYVSGRATPIAKQFRKDDSIFDIQKTLSELVI from the coding sequence TTGAGTCTTTTTAATGGATTGATGGGAAATGCAACAGAAGCAAACAAAGAGGAAATAAAGAAAGAACTTAGTCGACTTTTAATGGCTGGAGAAGAAATCGGTGCTTCTTACAAACTAGTTCGAGATCTTATTGTTTTTACAAACAAACGACTGATTCTTGTTGACAAACAAGGTGTTACAGGAAAGAAAATAGAATATCTTTCCCTTCCTTATAAAAGTATTACACATTTTAGCGTTGAAACAGCAGGAACGTTTGATTTAGATGCTGAGCTAAAAATTTATGTATCAGGAAGAGCAACACCTATTGCTAAACAATTTAGAAAAGACGACAGCATTTTTGACATTCAAAAAACGCTTTCTGAACTTGTAATATAA
- a CDS encoding GntR family transcriptional regulator: protein MISLDLRSRKPIYEQLVEKLKELIIHEVFKADEKLPSVRFLSKELTVNPNTIQKAYRELEHQGYIYSIPGKGSFVVPQAITTNNEKVEKVKSDLVKILSEALYLGLDKEEIVRLIEEAEKTVKGGEIRD from the coding sequence ATGATCTCATTAGATCTACGCAGCCGTAAGCCTATTTACGAACAGCTTGTTGAGAAATTAAAAGAGCTAATTATTCATGAAGTATTTAAAGCAGATGAAAAACTTCCGTCTGTTCGATTTTTATCAAAAGAACTAACGGTAAATCCGAATACAATCCAAAAAGCATATCGAGAGCTTGAACATCAAGGATACATTTATTCTATTCCAGGTAAAGGGAGTTTTGTTGTTCCACAAGCTATTACAACAAACAATGAGAAGGTGGAAAAAGTGAAAAGTGATTTAGTGAAAATACTTTCAGAAGCCTTGTATCTTGGGCTTGATAAAGAAGAAATTGTGCGGTTGATTGAAGAAGCAGAGAAAACGGTGAAGGGAGGAGAGATACGTGATTAA
- a CDS encoding ABC transporter ATP-binding protein, whose product MIKFENVKKEFESVEAVQGVSGTIEKGSIYGLLGSNGAGKTTLMKILAGIYKEDSGSVTVDNQPVFENVELKQKLIFIPDVLYFFPQTTIRQAANFYRDTYTAWNEERFQKLYHVFNISPKKKIQRLSKGMQRQVAFWLTLSAMPDILLMDEPLDGLDAVMRQKVKNLLIEDVAERDMTILISSHNLQEVEDLCDHIGILHKGELLFEKDLDDLKSDVHKVQLAFKGDIPQALLEKLDLLYEEKRGSVLLCIVKGKEEHISSLIKQYRPVIFDILPLTLEEIFIYEMGGVGYAAENLLV is encoded by the coding sequence GTGATTAAGTTTGAGAACGTAAAGAAAGAATTTGAGAGCGTTGAAGCAGTGCAAGGTGTAAGTGGGACGATTGAAAAAGGTTCTATTTATGGTTTGCTTGGTTCAAACGGCGCGGGAAAAACCACCCTTATGAAGATTTTAGCAGGAATTTATAAAGAAGACAGCGGCAGTGTGACAGTTGATAATCAACCTGTATTCGAAAACGTTGAATTAAAGCAAAAGCTTATTTTCATTCCGGACGTTCTTTATTTCTTTCCGCAAACAACGATTCGTCAAGCTGCTAACTTTTATCGGGATACGTATACAGCATGGAACGAAGAACGATTTCAAAAACTCTATCACGTATTTAACATTTCACCTAAGAAAAAAATTCAGCGGTTATCAAAAGGAATGCAGCGTCAAGTTGCGTTCTGGCTCACACTTTCCGCAATGCCCGATATTTTGCTTATGGATGAACCGCTAGATGGGTTAGATGCGGTGATGAGACAGAAAGTAAAGAATCTTCTTATTGAAGATGTTGCAGAAAGAGACATGACAATTTTAATTTCCTCTCATAATTTACAGGAGGTTGAGGATCTTTGTGATCATATTGGAATTTTACATAAAGGAGAACTTTTGTTTGAAAAAGACCTAGATGATTTAAAATCAGACGTTCACAAAGTTCAGCTTGCTTTTAAAGGGGATATTCCACAAGCACTGTTAGAAAAGCTTGACCTTTTATATGAAGAAAAACGAGGAAGCGTTCTGCTTTGTATTGTAAAAGGAAAAGAAGAGCACATTTCTTCATTAATCAAACAATATAGACCTGTTATTTTTGATATTCTACCGTTGACTCTTGAAGAGATCTTTATTTACGAAATGGGAGGTGTTGGATATGCGGCAGAAAACCTCCTTGTTTAA
- a CDS encoding DUF6449 domain-containing protein has product MRQKTSLFNKGIFVQDLRSVGWIGIVYFLLLVAVGPLQTLLKIEEYRKTVLEPQYYMQSRVINFFELDSAHVLLTFTVPVVLSIFLFRYLHTKMAANYIHSLPMKRSTLFHQRMLTGSLLLLLPLVIDTFIMFGIGQGYDLGTAYSFKSLSLWFVTLLLFNLFVFAGSTFVAMFTGMSLLQGALTYIMFILPIGIFTIILQYEDLFLFGFSSELVQSGYSSKIFPIERMANITDGPLSLLEWCIYILVTVFFYNVALLIYRHRKTEAATQAIVVRPLRPVFKYGVTTCFMLVGGVYFWSNQDDIKWLIVGLIIGSLIGYIIGSMILEKTWRIFSKWKGYIGFAIAAFIIMFTLNLDVFGYENHVPKSNEIKRVYISSEYVDIETLLANDNEFNRYIEESIKNGEFNSEAEARRYYKREFFKNKNDINNVIKLHKSIINDKEKLQSLHKSRDNMVIFVYELKDGSHVMRQYSLPNHKYDNVYKPIVESDEYKENLYPVLSLKENEVQQIILTNGIGFMEKQEVISDSNDVKELFNLMKQDARAQTYGDIIRGKGMLINVEFITGKDRMRTDQIPLTFTKTIKWLKEHHLYDKVVPKADEFDYVVVKKYNINGSHEEIASTEEITDKNKINQLIKLSSDKGLEYSIDFVSKNGHSNYEVNVQYEDLPNDIKKQLN; this is encoded by the coding sequence ATGCGGCAGAAAACCTCCTTGTTTAATAAAGGGATTTTTGTTCAAGATTTACGAAGTGTTGGATGGATTGGGATTGTATATTTTCTGTTGCTTGTAGCGGTTGGGCCGTTGCAAACATTACTTAAAATTGAAGAGTATCGTAAAACCGTCCTAGAGCCCCAATATTATATGCAAAGTCGAGTGATAAACTTTTTTGAGTTGGATAGTGCTCACGTTTTATTAACTTTTACTGTTCCAGTTGTGTTGTCCATCTTTTTATTTCGTTATCTTCATACAAAAATGGCAGCCAATTATATTCACAGTTTACCAATGAAGAGGAGTACTCTATTTCATCAGCGAATGTTAACAGGTAGTTTACTATTACTCTTGCCGCTAGTAATAGATACTTTTATTATGTTTGGGATTGGACAAGGATATGATCTAGGAACAGCCTATTCTTTTAAAAGTCTATCACTTTGGTTTGTTACTTTGCTCCTATTTAACCTGTTTGTATTTGCAGGTAGCACGTTTGTTGCCATGTTCACAGGGATGTCACTTCTTCAGGGAGCACTAACTTATATTATGTTTATACTGCCAATTGGAATTTTCACGATTATCTTACAGTATGAGGATCTGTTTCTTTTCGGATTTTCTTCTGAACTCGTACAGAGTGGATATTCTTCTAAAATTTTTCCTATAGAGCGAATGGCGAATATAACAGATGGACCCCTTTCTTTATTAGAATGGTGTATTTATATTTTAGTAACGGTTTTCTTCTACAATGTTGCTCTCCTCATATACAGACATAGAAAGACAGAAGCAGCTACACAGGCTATCGTTGTGAGGCCACTTCGCCCTGTATTTAAATACGGGGTCACTACTTGTTTTATGTTAGTAGGTGGAGTTTATTTTTGGAGCAACCAAGATGATATAAAATGGCTTATTGTAGGGCTTATTATAGGATCTTTAATTGGTTATATTATAGGAAGCATGATTTTAGAAAAAACATGGCGTATCTTTTCGAAATGGAAAGGATATATCGGTTTTGCCATTGCTGCTTTTATTATAATGTTTACACTTAATCTAGATGTCTTCGGATATGAAAATCATGTTCCGAAAAGCAATGAAATTAAACGGGTTTATATAAGCTCAGAATATGTTGATATAGAAACTCTTTTAGCTAATGATAACGAGTTTAACAGATATATTGAGGAATCGATTAAAAACGGAGAATTTAATTCTGAAGCTGAAGCAAGAAGATATTATAAAAGAGAGTTCTTTAAAAATAAAAATGATATTAACAATGTGATTAAGCTTCACAAATCTATTATAAATGATAAGGAAAAACTACAATCGCTTCACAAAAGCCGGGATAATATGGTGATTTTCGTTTATGAGCTAAAAGATGGAAGTCACGTTATGCGTCAGTATAGTTTACCAAATCATAAATATGATAATGTATACAAACCAATCGTAGAATCTGATGAATATAAAGAAAACCTTTATCCTGTTTTAAGTTTGAAAGAAAATGAAGTTCAGCAAATTATTCTAACAAACGGTATAGGTTTTATGGAGAAGCAAGAAGTAATTTCTGATTCAAATGATGTCAAAGAATTGTTCAATCTTATGAAACAAGATGCAAGAGCACAAACATATGGAGATATTATAAGAGGCAAAGGGATGTTAATTAATGTAGAATTTATAACTGGAAAAGATCGTATGCGAACGGATCAGATTCCTCTTACATTTACGAAAACTATAAAATGGCTTAAAGAACACCATCTCTATGATAAAGTTGTTCCAAAAGCAGATGAGTTTGATTATGTGGTTGTGAAGAAATATAACATTAATGGATCTCACGAAGAGATTGCTTCAACAGAGGAAATTACAGATAAAAATAAAATTAATCAGCTTATTAAATTAAGCTCTGATAAAGGCTTGGAATATAGCATAGACTTCGTATCAAAAAATGGACATTCTAATTATGAAGTAAATGTTCAATATGAAGACTTACCAAATGACATTAAAAAGCAACTAAACTAG
- a CDS encoding RNA polymerase sigma factor: protein MTHSTPSQLMTVWYEQYRHDLCRYVRTIVKDAYQAEDIIQETFVKAFQHIESLEAVTKPQKWLYRVAHNLAIDFLRRETTKDRTEANMKFSYFPAPSTEEVVSIREASKELVQAVNMLKPSYKSVVTMRKIQGLSLDETSALLSWPKSKVKVTLCRALKKLRSTKESQ, encoded by the coding sequence GTGACACATTCTACACCGTCACAGCTTATGACAGTTTGGTATGAGCAATATCGCCATGATTTATGCCGCTATGTACGCACGATTGTAAAGGATGCTTACCAAGCAGAAGATATTATTCAAGAGACGTTCGTCAAAGCTTTTCAGCATATTGAATCACTTGAAGCTGTTACAAAACCACAGAAATGGCTCTATAGAGTTGCTCATAATTTAGCCATTGACTTTTTAAGAAGAGAAACAACAAAAGATAGAACAGAAGCAAACATGAAGTTTAGTTATTTTCCAGCTCCTTCAACAGAAGAAGTTGTTTCAATAAGAGAAGCATCAAAAGAACTGGTTCAAGCAGTAAATATGCTAAAACCTTCTTATAAATCGGTCGTTACGATGCGCAAGATTCAAGGTCTTTCCCTTGACGAAACTTCTGCGTTGCTTTCATGGCCGAAAAGCAAAGTGAAAGTAACGTTATGCAGAGCATTAAAGAAATTGCGAAGTACAAAGGAATCTCAGTAA
- a CDS encoding ABC transporter ATP-binding protein, with protein MSEFALEVQNLQKKYGKFEALKPLNLTVKKGELFGFLGPNGAGKTTTIKMMTGLLEPSSGKAVIGGTNIWISPIEAKKKIAYVPDQPNLYPKLTGWEFLEFIASVYQVPAEEFRQRAEKLLNLFDLKHRADELTEGYSHGMKQKIALCGALLHKPDVLFLDEPTVGLDPKSAKVLKNYLRKICDEGTTVFVSTHILEIAEVMCDRVGIILGGELIALGTMKELREQGGREGATLEDIFLELTGGEEGEALMAEISKDEDDAS; from the coding sequence TTGAGTGAATTTGCATTAGAGGTTCAAAATCTACAGAAGAAGTATGGGAAATTCGAAGCTTTGAAACCGTTAAATTTAACTGTGAAAAAAGGAGAGTTATTTGGCTTTCTTGGTCCTAATGGAGCAGGTAAAACGACAACGATTAAGATGATGACAGGTCTGTTAGAACCGTCAAGCGGTAAGGCTGTAATTGGAGGAACAAATATATGGATATCACCAATTGAGGCAAAGAAAAAGATTGCTTACGTTCCAGATCAGCCTAATCTTTATCCGAAGTTAACAGGATGGGAGTTTTTAGAGTTTATCGCTTCTGTTTATCAAGTTCCCGCAGAGGAGTTTAGACAGCGAGCTGAAAAACTATTAAACTTGTTTGATTTAAAACATCGTGCAGATGAGCTTACAGAAGGATATTCACATGGAATGAAGCAAAAAATTGCCTTATGCGGCGCTCTTCTTCATAAGCCAGATGTTTTATTTTTGGATGAACCTACAGTCGGTCTTGATCCGAAAAGTGCAAAAGTGTTAAAAAACTATTTGCGAAAAATATGTGATGAAGGAACAACAGTTTTTGTATCAACGCATATTTTAGAAATTGCAGAAGTGATGTGTGATAGGGTCGGAATTATTTTAGGAGGAGAGCTTATTGCCCTTGGAACGATGAAAGAACTCCGTGAGCAAGGAGGAAGAGAAGGAGCAACGCTTGAAGATATTTTCTTAGAGCTAACAGGTGGTGAAGAAGGGGAAGCACTTATGGCCGAAATTTCAAAAGATGAGGATGATGCTTCATGA
- a CDS encoding putative ABC transporter permease subunit: MMKEMLKVQQRMLFNSIRSQGTKGAFTYGISALFILVLMIILARLTWSLASNLPDGVFESFLPYILLAMLSFILLMGIPQVFKNLYSAQDLQLLFTMPIPTKTIFWVKYIQSIVGIPLLVFLLFFIPALTFGIHGNVSILFYFVAFVVGASIVLIGLSIAYLFNLGLIQIVPPSRANELMTVMSALSGLLVYALFQLPNLLNDSSRGANMIENYQFPNWTPMSLGGEALFQARVGSIDFLLPLFFLLLQAVVFFFLSSLLVEKGFRTGWIRLSEGSRKKKKSKKAQTSGAVRHPVMALGLKEWKAISRDLREWMIFMPLGFFLILPIIVFMNNEEGLKILIQNTELTLVIVQGAFLFVYAVFTGSLAAASIGREGPAAWMLSVLPVTGVQVALGKLWISWLLPFGILSFLEGVAGIFLSWPIHYHLIVLIMNAFVALGISSIGIWIGTIGARYNPNSPQQRNSVITSLFLLLLSYAYLLLMFVPFVLLIVPTEAIELVGSLKGETRGFFSFIVDNSAFLLDLKRQSTPLGISIGFISLVVISCLVTYFMVTIAGKRMDGGVDIKFVENKGNIRFKKNSISRKL; the protein is encoded by the coding sequence ATGATGAAAGAGATGCTTAAAGTTCAGCAGCGCATGCTTTTTAATAGCATACGATCTCAAGGGACAAAAGGCGCTTTTACATACGGAATATCCGCTTTGTTCATTCTCGTATTAATGATCATTTTAGCACGGCTTACGTGGAGCCTTGCTTCGAACCTACCAGATGGGGTGTTCGAAAGTTTTTTACCGTATATTTTATTAGCCATGTTATCATTCATTTTATTAATGGGAATTCCTCAAGTATTCAAAAATCTTTATTCAGCACAGGACCTTCAATTACTATTTACAATGCCAATTCCTACAAAAACGATTTTTTGGGTCAAGTATATCCAAAGCATTGTAGGGATTCCGCTACTTGTTTTCCTGTTGTTTTTTATTCCAGCTTTAACATTTGGAATTCACGGAAATGTATCCATTTTATTTTATTTTGTTGCCTTTGTTGTTGGAGCAAGCATTGTGTTGATTGGATTATCAATTGCTTATCTATTTAATCTGGGACTTATTCAAATTGTGCCTCCTTCTCGTGCAAATGAACTTATGACTGTTATGAGTGCTTTATCTGGATTGCTTGTTTATGCCTTATTTCAGCTCCCAAATCTTTTGAACGATTCTTCAAGAGGAGCCAATATGATCGAGAATTACCAGTTTCCGAATTGGACACCAATGAGTCTTGGAGGAGAAGCGCTTTTTCAGGCTAGAGTTGGAAGCATCGATTTTCTTCTGCCGCTTTTCTTCCTTCTCCTTCAGGCTGTTGTTTTCTTTTTTCTCTCCTCACTTCTTGTTGAAAAAGGATTCAGAACAGGATGGATTCGACTTAGTGAAGGGTCAAGGAAAAAGAAAAAAAGCAAGAAAGCCCAAACTTCAGGTGCTGTGCGACATCCTGTTATGGCACTAGGGTTAAAGGAATGGAAAGCTATATCAAGAGATTTAAGGGAATGGATGATATTTATGCCTCTGGGGTTCTTTTTAATCTTGCCTATAATTGTTTTTATGAATAATGAAGAGGGGCTAAAAATTCTTATCCAAAATACAGAGCTTACATTAGTGATTGTGCAAGGGGCATTTTTATTTGTTTATGCTGTGTTTACAGGAAGTCTAGCAGCTGCCTCTATTGGAAGAGAAGGACCTGCAGCTTGGATGCTTAGTGTGCTGCCTGTTACAGGGGTTCAAGTAGCTCTCGGAAAGCTTTGGATTAGCTGGCTTTTACCGTTTGGAATTTTATCATTTCTTGAAGGTGTTGCTGGAATTTTCTTAAGCTGGCCGATTCATTATCATCTTATTGTACTGATTATGAATGCATTTGTAGCGCTTGGCATTAGTTCCATTGGAATTTGGATCGGCACAATAGGAGCGAGGTACAATCCAAACAGTCCTCAGCAGCGTAATAGTGTAATTACAAGTCTTTTTCTTTTACTTCTGTCTTACGCTTATCTTTTGTTGATGTTTGTGCCGTTCGTTTTATTAATTGTTCCAACAGAAGCGATAGAGCTTGTGGGGAGTTTAAAAGGTGAAACAAGGGGCTTCTTCTCTTTTATTGTCGATAACTCCGCTTTTTTATTGGACTTAAAGCGCCAATCAACTCCACTTGGTATTTCAATAGGGTTTATTAGTTTGGTTGTCATCTCGTGCCTTGTTACGTACTTTATGGTGACGATTGCAGGAAAACGGATGGATGGAGGCGTCGATATTAAGTTTGTTGAAAACAAAGGAAACATTCGTTTTAAGAAAAACTCCATAAGCCGAAAATTATAA
- a CDS encoding SurA N-terminal domain-containing protein, producing MKKFTYPLIAGLLAVTLTACGSNDDNASDKSKDTQTEQQTSKKDQEKQMKEMQEKLAKQKVDEKKVVATVNGQKILGSDYNMALSTSQSQMQQYGQDPTSKEAAKQIKKQTLDGLVNQELISQDAAKKGYKATNEEIQKELDEVKKPYKTDKEFNKALKEADLSLDDLKAQISDVVQTNKYVEKEIPKGTVTDKQIQDTYDQQVQQLKQSDSKQQQEVPKLEDVKPQIKQSLEEQNQQENLMNKVNELKKDGKVDVKI from the coding sequence ATGAAGAAATTCACGTATCCTCTTATCGCAGGATTATTAGCCGTTACGCTCACTGCATGTGGTTCAAACGATGACAATGCAAGCGATAAATCAAAAGATACTCAAACTGAACAGCAAACAAGTAAAAAAGACCAAGAAAAACAAATGAAAGAAATGCAAGAAAAGCTTGCTAAACAAAAAGTAGATGAGAAAAAAGTAGTTGCAACAGTTAACGGACAAAAAATACTTGGAAGCGACTATAATATGGCTCTCTCTACTTCTCAAAGTCAAATGCAACAATATGGACAAGATCCAACTTCAAAAGAAGCTGCTAAACAAATAAAGAAACAAACGTTAGATGGTCTAGTCAACCAAGAATTGATTTCTCAAGATGCTGCTAAAAAAGGCTATAAAGCAACAAACGAAGAAATTCAAAAAGAGCTTGATGAAGTTAAAAAACCTTATAAAACAGATAAAGAGTTCAATAAAGCATTAAAAGAAGCTGATTTAAGTTTAGATGACTTGAAGGCTCAAATTAGTGACGTTGTTCAAACGAACAAATATGTGGAAAAAGAAATCCCTAAAGGAACAGTAACAGACAAACAGATTCAAGATACTTATGATCAACAAGTACAACAGCTGAAGCAAAGCGATAGTAAACAACAGCAAGAAGTTCCAAAATTAGAGGATGTAAAACCTCAAATTAAACAAAGCCTTGAAGAACAAAATCAGCAAGAAAACTTGATGAACAAAGTAAACGAACTGAAAAAAGATGGAAAAGTAGATGTTAAGATATAA
- a CDS encoding response regulator transcription factor, with product MEKIKVIIADDNSFVREGMKIILSTYEEFDVVGLFVDGEEAVAYCEHHSPDVALLDIRMPNMNGVEATKILSEKTNVKPLILTTFDDDEYVLDAIRNGARGYLLKNNDPERIRDAIKSVYMGHTVMQDVVLDKIKSNLQPAKEEVRIDKNLFTEREIMVMSLIAKGLSNKEIAAKLFMSEGTIANYVSTILSKGNLGHRTKIAIYYLTGKVD from the coding sequence ATGGAGAAAATTAAGGTGATTATTGCAGATGATAACTCATTCGTCCGCGAAGGAATGAAAATTATTTTGAGTACATATGAAGAATTTGATGTCGTAGGTCTTTTTGTAGATGGAGAAGAAGCTGTAGCATATTGTGAACATCATTCTCCTGATGTAGCTCTGTTAGATATTCGTATGCCTAATATGAATGGAGTTGAAGCAACAAAGATTTTGAGCGAGAAAACGAACGTAAAACCGCTTATTCTCACAACGTTTGACGATGATGAATATGTATTGGATGCAATAAGGAACGGGGCGCGTGGTTACTTACTAAAAAACAACGATCCCGAGCGAATCCGGGATGCTATCAAAAGTGTTTATATGGGCCACACCGTTATGCAAGATGTTGTACTTGATAAAATTAAATCAAACTTGCAGCCTGCTAAAGAAGAGGTAAGAATTGATAAAAATCTTTTTACAGAAAGAGAAATTATGGTGATGTCTCTTATTGCGAAAGGACTTTCTAATAAAGAAATCGCGGCAAAGCTGTTTATGTCAGAGGGAACAATCGCAAATTATGTGAGTACAATTTTATCAAAGGGTAATTTAGGACACCGCACAAAAATTGCCATCTATTATTTAACAGGGAAAGTAGATTAA
- a CDS encoding sensor histidine kinase produces MVRKEQLMEEWVLYSKAVLLLYFMLQYVNEAGEKVPWVVCSLLLYVCCNVLLYIMKKRNVKLVVLLLSLTVLAMSAILLHIFFLLLLPLNIYELLFYQGKRLSWGMPAALIVLFFLPYYVQILYGFVTVFTFLTFTILARYSSRIVFLEQKELNLRKDLHNTKRNLHEKEEWKKQSQYMFKLEERNRLSQEIHDKIGHAMTGALIQMEASKQLLGRDEKKAKELLQNAINISSEGIESIRLTLKKIKPPSEQMGVNQLKTLINEFIVRTNVSTSFLYSGDLDKMGPIYWKVVYENIAEGLTNSLKYSNASEITVEVAVLNKVVKAQIKDNGTGAEKVIKGMGIIGMEERAASLNGQIIVDGSNGFSVTTLLLLSS; encoded by the coding sequence ATGGTTAGAAAAGAACAGCTAATGGAAGAATGGGTTTTATACAGTAAAGCGGTACTACTCTTATACTTTATGCTTCAGTATGTAAATGAGGCCGGAGAAAAAGTTCCATGGGTAGTATGTTCACTTTTACTTTATGTTTGTTGCAATGTTTTACTTTATATTATGAAGAAAAGAAACGTGAAGCTTGTTGTATTGCTTTTATCTCTCACAGTGCTTGCTATGAGTGCTATATTGCTTCATATCTTCTTTCTTTTACTTCTTCCGTTAAACATATACGAACTTCTTTTTTATCAGGGGAAAAGACTATCATGGGGGATGCCTGCTGCTCTTATTGTTCTCTTTTTTCTCCCTTATTATGTGCAAATTTTATACGGATTTGTAACTGTCTTTACGTTTTTGACGTTTACAATATTAGCTCGTTATTCAAGTAGAATTGTTTTCTTGGAACAAAAAGAATTAAATCTTCGCAAGGACCTTCATAATACAAAGCGAAATCTTCATGAAAAAGAGGAATGGAAAAAGCAATCTCAGTATATGTTTAAGCTTGAAGAACGCAATCGTCTTTCTCAAGAAATTCATGATAAAATCGGGCATGCCATGACAGGAGCTTTAATTCAGATGGAAGCCTCAAAACAGCTTCTAGGACGTGATGAAAAAAAAGCAAAAGAGCTTTTGCAAAATGCTATTAATATTTCCAGTGAAGGAATTGAAAGTATCAGGTTGACGTTAAAAAAAATTAAACCTCCCTCAGAACAAATGGGCGTAAATCAGCTTAAAACGCTTATTAATGAGTTTATCGTTCGAACGAACGTTTCTACCTCTTTTTTGTATAGCGGAGATTTAGATAAAATGGGACCAATCTATTGGAAGGTTGTGTATGAAAATATTGCGGAGGGACTTACAAATTCTCTAAAGTATAGCAATGCAAGTGAGATTACAGTTGAAGTAGCTGTGTTAAATAAAGTGGTTAAGGCTCAGATAAAAGACAATGGAACAGGAGCAGAGAAAGTAATAAAAGGAATGGGGATTATAGGAATGGAAGAACGTGCTGCATCTTTAAACGGACAGATTATTGTAGATGGATCAAACGGCTTTTCTGTTACAACGCTGCTCCTTTTATCATCTTAA
- a CDS encoding ABC transporter ATP-binding protein has translation MNVLELRNVTRKFNDFIAVDNMSLSIQKGEIFGLLGANGAGKSTTINMIASLLQITEGEIEILGKSITKHRKFAKMNIGIVPQDIAIYENLTASENIKFFAGLYGLRGSLLKQRVEEALEFVGLIDKAKSFPKSFSGGMKRRLNIACAIAHRPKLLIMDEPTVGIDPQSRKHILESVKKLNEIGSTIIYTSHYMEEVEALCTNIAIVDHGKIIAKGSKENLKSLITDVKELWVEVKDPLYVNCESIEEIAGVKRASVEGNIIKIYSDVEIQNLNKIIQTLLKAEVEISSLEEKAPNLETVFLTLTGRNLRD, from the coding sequence ATGAACGTTTTAGAATTGAGAAATGTTACAAGAAAATTTAATGACTTTATCGCTGTTGATAATATGTCTTTATCAATCCAAAAAGGTGAGATTTTTGGTTTGCTTGGAGCAAATGGAGCTGGGAAAAGTACAACGATTAATATGATAGCAAGCTTGTTGCAAATTACAGAAGGTGAAATTGAGATTTTAGGAAAAAGCATTACTAAACACCGGAAGTTTGCCAAAATGAATATTGGAATTGTTCCGCAAGATATTGCCATTTATGAAAATCTCACAGCAAGTGAAAATATTAAATTCTTCGCTGGACTTTATGGACTAAGAGGAAGTTTGTTAAAACAGCGTGTTGAAGAAGCTTTAGAGTTTGTAGGGCTTATAGATAAAGCAAAAAGTTTTCCAAAAAGTTTCTCAGGAGGAATGAAACGCCGTCTGAATATTGCATGTGCAATTGCGCATCGACCAAAGCTGTTAATTATGGATGAACCAACGGTTGGTATTGATCCTCAGTCTCGTAAGCATATTTTGGAGTCAGTCAAAAAGCTTAATGAAATAGGTTCTACCATCATTTACACAAGTCACTATATGGAAGAAGTAGAAGCACTCTGTACGAACATTGCGATTGTTGATCATGGCAAAATTATTGCAAAAGGATCAAAAGAAAATCTTAAGTCACTGATTACAGATGTAAAAGAGCTCTGGGTTGAAGTAAAAGATCCCTTGTATGTTAATTGTGAATCTATAGAAGAAATTGCTGGGGTAAAGCGTGCAAGCGTTGAAGGAAATATAATTAAAATTTATTCAGATGTAGAAATTCAAAACTTGAATAAAATTATCCAAACTTTACTGAAAGCAGAAGTGGAAATAAGTTCGTTGGAAGAAAAAGCACCTAATTTAGAAACGGTATTTTTAACATTAACAGGACGTAATCTAAGAGACTAG